Proteins encoded together in one Nostoc sp. PCC 7524 window:
- a CDS encoding alkaline phosphatase D family protein has product MEFIGDRLLKRRNFLIGAGFVSGLAVTSQWRPVMAQGRFSDYPFKLGVASGDPLPDSVVLWTRLAPEPLNGGGMRPVNVPVQWQIARDENMTQVVQKGTVLATPELGHSVHVDVRGLEPHRWYWYQFKVGNEVSPIGRTRTAPALYSSITQLNFAFASCQDWQNGFYTAYKHMAEEDLDLVVHLGDYIYEYGPETGAPRQHIGPEIITLDDYRNRYALYRTDVNLQAVHTNFPWVVTWDDHEVDNNYANVIPEDSQSREAFITRRANAYQAYYEHMPLRLSSLPKKSSMLLYRRFTFGDLAEFNVLDTRQYRTDQPCGDGLKPLCDAAVDPKATMTGARQEAWLLRGLDKSQARWNVIAQQTMLAQFDFDPRPGIGLFNVDQWDGYVAARDRLLRFLEQRQPSNPVVITGDIHSSWVHDLKADFNNPLSATIGTEFICTSISSDFPTQFIAPVQAALSDNPHTKFFDGANRGYVRCKLTRDKWQSDYRVVSSILDQNATVSTLASFVVENGQPGAQTA; this is encoded by the coding sequence ATGGAATTTATAGGCGATCGCCTGCTCAAACGGCGTAATTTTTTAATAGGTGCTGGATTTGTTTCAGGGTTGGCCGTTACTAGCCAATGGCGACCTGTAATGGCGCAAGGTAGATTTTCTGACTATCCATTTAAGCTTGGTGTCGCCTCTGGTGATCCTCTACCGGATAGTGTGGTGTTATGGACTCGTCTCGCACCAGAACCGCTCAATGGTGGCGGGATGCGTCCTGTAAATGTACCCGTACAATGGCAAATTGCACGGGATGAAAACATGACTCAGGTTGTACAAAAAGGCACAGTTTTGGCAACACCAGAACTGGGACACTCTGTACACGTCGATGTGCGGGGATTAGAACCTCATCGTTGGTACTGGTATCAATTTAAAGTTGGTAATGAAGTCAGTCCTATTGGCCGCACTCGTACAGCCCCTGCACTCTATAGTTCTATTACACAGCTAAACTTTGCTTTTGCCTCCTGCCAAGATTGGCAAAACGGCTTTTATACAGCCTACAAACACATGGCTGAAGAAGACTTAGATTTAGTTGTGCATTTGGGTGACTACATCTACGAATATGGCCCCGAAACTGGTGCGCCACGTCAACACATCGGCCCAGAAATTATTACTCTAGATGACTACCGCAACCGTTATGCGTTGTATAGAACCGACGTAAATTTACAAGCGGTTCATACTAACTTCCCTTGGGTAGTTACTTGGGATGATCATGAGGTAGATAACAACTACGCCAACGTCATACCAGAAGATAGTCAAAGTCGCGAAGCATTTATCACTCGACGAGCCAATGCTTACCAAGCATATTATGAGCATATGCCATTGCGCCTATCTTCCTTACCAAAAAAATCTAGTATGCTGCTGTATCGGCGGTTTACTTTCGGTGATTTAGCTGAGTTCAACGTCCTAGATACTCGCCAGTACCGTACAGATCAACCTTGTGGTGACGGACTCAAACCCCTGTGTGATGCGGCTGTAGATCCCAAGGCGACGATGACAGGTGCAAGACAGGAAGCTTGGCTGTTGAGGGGATTAGACAAATCACAAGCAAGGTGGAATGTGATTGCACAACAAACCATGCTGGCGCAATTTGATTTTGATCCCCGACCAGGGATAGGACTATTTAATGTAGATCAGTGGGATGGTTATGTTGCTGCGCGCGATCGCCTGTTAAGATTTTTAGAACAGCGCCAACCTTCTAACCCAGTGGTGATTACTGGAGATATTCATTCCAGTTGGGTACATGATTTAAAAGCTGATTTTAATAATCCCCTATCAGCAACCATCGGTACTGAATTTATTTGTACTTCCATTTCTTCTGACTTTCCCACCCAATTTATTGCACCAGTGCAAGCCGCACTCAGCGATAACCCCCATACAAAATTCTTTGATGGTGCTAACCGGGGTTATGTGCGTTGCAAATTGACTAGAGATAAGTGGCAAAGTGATTATCGCGTTGTTTCCAGTATTCTTGACCAAAATGCTACCGTTAGTACCCTAGCTTCCTTTGTAGTGGAAAACGGTCAACCAGGCGCACAAACAGCTTAA